In one Verrucomicrobiales bacterium genomic region, the following are encoded:
- a CDS encoding DUF1501 domain-containing protein encodes MLTDFISPSHVRSCLSRREMLKRFACGFGSVAFSALYGTQKAWAGATKPNPLLPRSPHFKPRARSVIFLYMDGGVSQVDSFDYKPLLEKHHGEDPYKAMGRLEKTQFANVGKVLKSPWKFAQHGRSGLWVSELFPHVAKQADRLCVVKSLTSKFPEHTSANYFLHSGTGLQGRPSIGAWATYGLGSENQDVPGFVLLNGGLIPSGGMDNFNSGFLPATYQASVLEAKDPPLANIRPSEKNPRMQGVKMSLIRELDQQTLERAGQLDSLESAIANHELAARMQLTVPELLDLKGESDETKRLYGFESTFGPTRIYAKQCLTARRMVERGVRFIELTCPRVNGADRWDAHGGLIQNHGDNARATDQPIAALLQDLQERGLLEDTLVVWSGEFGRTPFAQGSDGRDHNEFGFTVWMAGAGVKPGFTFGETDDWGYKAVVDKLEMHDLHATILHILGLDHLQLTYHFSGRDIRLTDVSGEVVHQILG; translated from the coding sequence ATGCTCACCGACTTCATTTCGCCTTCGCATGTTCGGTCCTGTCTCAGCCGACGGGAGATGCTCAAGCGTTTTGCCTGCGGTTTCGGGTCGGTGGCGTTTTCCGCGTTGTATGGGACGCAGAAGGCTTGGGCCGGGGCAACCAAACCCAATCCACTATTGCCTCGATCGCCCCATTTCAAGCCCCGGGCTCGCAGCGTCATTTTTCTCTACATGGATGGGGGCGTCTCGCAAGTGGACAGTTTCGACTACAAGCCACTCCTCGAGAAGCATCATGGGGAGGATCCATACAAAGCGATGGGCCGACTGGAGAAGACTCAGTTTGCCAATGTTGGAAAAGTGCTCAAGTCACCCTGGAAATTTGCGCAGCACGGGCGCAGCGGTTTGTGGGTGAGCGAGTTGTTCCCGCATGTTGCCAAGCAGGCTGACCGCCTCTGTGTCGTCAAGTCGCTTACGTCCAAATTCCCCGAGCACACGAGCGCTAACTATTTTCTGCACTCGGGGACCGGGCTTCAGGGTCGGCCGAGCATTGGTGCTTGGGCCACCTATGGGTTGGGCAGCGAGAATCAGGATGTTCCCGGGTTCGTGCTGCTCAACGGTGGGCTGATTCCATCGGGAGGCATGGACAATTTTAACAGCGGCTTTCTTCCGGCGACTTACCAGGCCTCGGTCCTCGAGGCCAAGGACCCGCCGTTGGCAAACATACGTCCGAGCGAGAAGAACCCGCGCATGCAGGGCGTCAAGATGTCCCTCATCCGCGAGCTGGATCAACAAACCTTGGAACGAGCCGGGCAGCTGGACTCGTTGGAGTCGGCGATTGCCAACCACGAACTCGCCGCCCGCATGCAGCTGACGGTGCCGGAGCTTCTGGATCTCAAGGGGGAGAGCGACGAGACCAAGCGTCTTTACGGCTTTGAGTCCACCTTTGGCCCCACGCGAATTTATGCCAAGCAATGTTTAACGGCCCGTCGGATGGTGGAGCGCGGAGTTCGTTTCATCGAGTTGACCTGTCCGCGTGTGAATGGAGCTGATCGTTGGGATGCGCATGGCGGGCTCATTCAGAATCATGGCGACAATGCGCGCGCCACGGACCAGCCGATCGCGGCCTTGCTGCAAGATCTCCAGGAACGCGGACTGTTGGAGGATACTTTGGTCGTCTGGTCGGGGGAATTTGGCCGCACGCCCTTCGCACAAGGCTCTGACGGACGAGACCACAACGAGTTTGGTTTCACAGTCTGGATGGCGGGGGCAGGGGTGAAGCCTGGCTTTACGTTTGGCGAGACGGACGACTGGGGATATAAGGCGGTGGTCGACAAGTTGGAGATGCACGATCTTCACGCGACGATCCTTCACATCCTGGGGTTGGATCATCTTCAGCTCACCTACCACTTCAGCGGCCGGGACATACGACTCACGGATGTTTCTGGAGAAGTGGTTCACCAGATTTTGGGCTGA
- a CDS encoding EF-hand domain-containing protein, whose amino-acid sequence MCVKKLFLSMVAALSLAAPNLQAAAEGSLDNLGPPPTPTPVPDPTPVPPPTPPPTPPAPGPSCGKLPSVLAKFDVDRNGRLSAEERAAVRAACQARRQALLDKYDVNHDGVLSREERAAAKAEWLAQQQAEQTATFVKLDGNGDGKLSLDEFKAGQPDLSTHRLRCLFGRLDRSRDSLVSLEEFLAHLEHRS is encoded by the coding sequence ATGTGCGTTAAGAAACTTTTTCTCAGTATGGTGGCAGCACTTTCGTTAGCAGCCCCCAACCTCCAGGCAGCGGCAGAAGGCTCTCTGGACAACCTGGGACCGCCCCCCACCCCAACTCCCGTGCCGGATCCCACGCCCGTCCCTCCACCGACGCCCCCTCCCACACCGCCGGCTCCCGGCCCTAGCTGTGGCAAGTTACCGTCGGTCTTGGCTAAATTCGATGTGGATAGAAATGGCCGACTTTCGGCCGAGGAACGGGCGGCAGTGAGGGCGGCCTGCCAAGCACGACGCCAGGCATTGCTCGACAAATACGACGTCAACCACGACGGCGTGCTGTCGCGCGAGGAACGGGCGGCGGCCAAGGCTGAGTGGCTGGCACAGCAGCAGGCGGAACAAACGGCCACGTTCGTAAAGCTCGACGGCAATGGCGACGGCAAGCTCTCTCTGGACGAATTTAAGGCGGGACAGCCCGATCTCAGCACGCATCGCTTAAGATGCCTCTTCGGTCGCCTGGACCGCAGCCGCGACTCACTCGTGAGCCTGGAAGAGTTTCTCGCCCACCTGGAGCATCGATCCTAG
- a CDS encoding PSD1 domain-containing protein: MTKVSIQFLGPVLVSCWLWVGRAWGVESEGEFFEKRIRPVLAEHCFECHSAESQKNKGGLRVDSRSGLLSGGETGPALVPGKPLESLLWSAMAHRHPELTMPPKKPKLPSSVLSDFEKWIRDGAHWPGGDAVAAVPIPGGFDLEQRKAKLDWIWKPPVLGSVPAVRDTNWARGVIDQFLLSRLEKEGIRPAPPAEPAVWLRRVHFALTGLPPSMADLQAFVQDPSDAARERVVDRLLGSPRFGERWARHWLDLMRYAESRGHEGDYIIPNAYEYRDYVIRALNSDVPYDEFVREHLAGDLLAHPRRHPQLGFNESVLATGWAFLGEEIHAPVDTRLDETERVDNRVDVLSKSFLGLTVSCARCHDHKFDAISQRDYYALAGFFISSGQRLARFESMESEQTAARQLAGLRSRSASTLAKHWSEAQLATLPQLKSYLITAAEVARKRTNAPPSAGKPLKASDLKGPESASLRELSAARSLDGEVLAHWTAALLSSVSNRADLLSPFASVALLGNLPPRGKANPGWEAVGAAPDARVVLDFRNLAPGQWRVDGVAFGAGPVSGGEFRLAKGFSNAPPAFRIQSRTAAWADQDWFPMGFRPGVEQEPAMYGGWVRDGAMLRSPKFQLTGGKLHYLVKGGGRVLAVVDSQRLVTGPIHTALVREWQHRDQWHWVSQNLAEYSGHRVALEFSPETGFDTAIALVVESETPPEEPWSASAHLTELMRYRSASNVISIEAAAQVYQERLTSAIRSFAAGGAKDSPEDLELADWLARRPELVSGPTGEWPAPFANTLRNYLAERDALLQPVIWKSRVAPAMWDGDGTDEFLLVRGKHHAPKGTVPRRFLEAVSGVQPIPAPQSSGRLELAEIIADPANPLTARVFVNRVWHHLFGRGIVPSVDNFGWLGQRPSHPELLDYLAASFTQQDQWSMKLLIRRIVLSSAFAMSSKPTAPEVEARDPENVLLHRMNLRRLEAEAIRDAILAVSGRLDTKMYGVSVPLHESQFVEARGLRSERGPLDGAGRRSVYVAARRNFLPMMMTAFDMPIPFTTVGRRNISNVPGQMLFLMNDPFVHQQAGVWAKRSEREHDRVSEDERIQDLFLSAFSRPASDKEVAACRQALREARQFGDEAASASESSSAAWTELCHALLGAKEFIFIP, translated from the coding sequence ATGACAAAGGTATCCATTCAGTTCCTGGGCCCGGTCTTGGTCAGCTGCTGGCTATGGGTGGGCCGCGCGTGGGGGGTGGAGTCCGAGGGTGAGTTCTTCGAGAAGAGAATCCGCCCGGTTTTGGCGGAGCATTGTTTTGAGTGTCACAGCGCGGAGTCTCAAAAAAACAAGGGCGGCTTGCGAGTGGACAGCCGGTCGGGATTGCTGTCCGGAGGAGAGACGGGGCCTGCTCTGGTTCCGGGAAAGCCGCTCGAGAGCCTGCTCTGGTCGGCCATGGCTCATCGGCATCCGGAGCTAACCATGCCTCCCAAAAAGCCCAAGCTCCCCTCCAGCGTGTTGTCCGATTTTGAGAAGTGGATCCGGGACGGGGCGCATTGGCCAGGAGGCGACGCGGTAGCAGCGGTCCCGATTCCCGGTGGATTCGATCTGGAACAGAGAAAGGCGAAGCTGGATTGGATCTGGAAGCCTCCCGTTTTAGGCTCAGTCCCGGCGGTGCGGGATACCAATTGGGCTCGGGGAGTGATCGACCAGTTTTTGCTCAGTCGGCTGGAGAAGGAAGGTATTCGGCCAGCTCCGCCCGCGGAACCCGCGGTTTGGTTGCGTCGGGTGCATTTTGCGCTCACCGGCCTCCCTCCTTCCATGGCCGACCTACAGGCGTTCGTTCAGGATCCCTCCGATGCCGCTCGCGAGCGCGTGGTCGACCGGCTTTTGGGCTCCCCTCGCTTTGGCGAGCGATGGGCCAGGCACTGGCTGGACTTGATGCGCTATGCCGAGTCTCGAGGCCATGAGGGAGATTACATCATTCCCAACGCTTATGAGTATCGAGACTATGTCATTCGCGCTCTGAACTCGGATGTGCCATACGATGAGTTTGTGCGGGAGCATCTGGCGGGCGACCTGCTTGCGCATCCGCGGCGTCATCCCCAGCTTGGATTCAACGAATCGGTGCTGGCCACGGGGTGGGCTTTTCTGGGTGAGGAGATCCACGCGCCGGTAGACACGCGTTTGGACGAGACGGAGCGGGTGGACAATCGAGTCGATGTGCTCAGTAAGAGTTTTCTGGGGCTGACGGTGTCCTGCGCGCGCTGCCACGATCATAAGTTCGATGCGATTTCTCAGCGCGATTACTATGCCTTGGCGGGTTTCTTTATCAGCTCGGGGCAACGGCTGGCCCGCTTTGAGAGCATGGAGTCGGAGCAAACCGCTGCCCGCCAGTTGGCGGGATTGCGCTCCCGATCGGCTTCCACCCTGGCGAAGCATTGGAGCGAGGCTCAATTGGCCACGCTTCCGCAGCTCAAGTCCTATCTCATCACCGCCGCGGAAGTCGCGCGAAAACGGACGAACGCTCCGCCATCGGCTGGTAAACCACTCAAGGCCTCGGACCTGAAGGGCCCTGAGTCGGCGTCGCTGCGAGAGCTTTCCGCAGCCCGTTCCCTAGATGGTGAGGTGTTGGCGCATTGGACGGCCGCGTTGCTGAGTTCAGTCTCCAACCGAGCGGATCTGCTCTCTCCGTTCGCTTCGGTGGCGCTCTTGGGGAATCTTCCCCCACGGGGCAAGGCCAATCCCGGCTGGGAGGCGGTAGGGGCTGCGCCGGATGCGCGGGTAGTCCTGGACTTCAGGAATTTGGCTCCGGGCCAGTGGCGAGTGGATGGAGTCGCTTTCGGGGCGGGGCCCGTGTCCGGGGGCGAATTCAGGTTGGCTAAGGGATTCTCGAACGCTCCGCCTGCCTTCCGAATTCAGTCCCGAACCGCGGCCTGGGCTGATCAGGATTGGTTCCCGATGGGATTTCGTCCGGGAGTGGAGCAGGAGCCGGCGATGTATGGCGGGTGGGTGCGTGATGGCGCCATGCTCCGCAGTCCCAAGTTTCAGCTGACGGGAGGAAAGCTGCACTATCTGGTGAAGGGGGGCGGAAGGGTGTTGGCGGTTGTCGATTCTCAACGCCTCGTCACCGGGCCGATCCACACCGCCTTAGTGCGCGAGTGGCAGCATCGGGATCAATGGCACTGGGTCAGCCAGAATCTAGCGGAGTATTCGGGCCATCGGGTGGCGCTCGAGTTTTCTCCGGAGACGGGGTTTGATACGGCTATCGCCCTGGTGGTGGAATCCGAGACCCCGCCGGAGGAGCCGTGGTCGGCCAGTGCGCATCTGACGGAGTTGATGCGCTATCGATCGGCGAGCAATGTGATTTCCATTGAGGCTGCGGCGCAAGTCTATCAGGAGCGCCTCACCTCGGCCATTCGGTCCTTCGCGGCCGGGGGTGCCAAGGACTCTCCAGAGGATCTCGAGCTGGCCGATTGGCTGGCGCGTCGGCCGGAGCTGGTGTCCGGTCCGACAGGGGAGTGGCCTGCTCCGTTCGCCAACACCCTGAGGAACTACCTGGCTGAGCGCGATGCCCTGCTGCAGCCGGTGATCTGGAAATCGAGAGTGGCACCCGCCATGTGGGATGGCGATGGAACGGATGAGTTTCTGTTGGTCCGAGGAAAGCATCACGCCCCCAAGGGGACGGTGCCCCGGCGTTTCCTGGAGGCCGTCTCGGGGGTGCAGCCGATTCCAGCTCCTCAGAGCAGCGGGCGGCTGGAGTTGGCTGAGATCATCGCTGATCCGGCGAATCCCTTGACCGCCCGCGTGTTCGTCAACCGTGTTTGGCATCACCTGTTTGGGCGAGGGATCGTTCCCTCGGTGGACAACTTTGGATGGCTAGGGCAGAGGCCATCGCATCCGGAACTGCTCGACTATCTGGCTGCTTCATTTACCCAGCAGGATCAGTGGTCCATGAAGCTATTGATTCGTCGGATCGTGCTTTCCAGTGCTTTTGCGATGTCGAGCAAGCCGACGGCTCCTGAGGTGGAGGCTCGCGATCCTGAGAACGTTCTTCTGCACCGGATGAATTTGCGTCGGCTGGAGGCGGAGGCAATTCGGGATGCGATCTTGGCTGTCTCCGGGCGTTTGGACACGAAGATGTATGGGGTCTCGGTTCCGTTGCATGAATCCCAGTTCGTTGAAGCTCGCGGGCTGCGGAGCGAGCGCGGACCTTTGGATGGCGCGGGACGGCGGAGTGTGTATGTGGCGGCGCGCCGAAACTTTTTGCCCATGATGATGACGGCCTTCGACATGCCGATCCCGTTCACCACGGTGGGGCGACGGAATATTTCAAACGTTCCCGGCCAGATGCTGTTTTTGATGAACGATCCTTTTGTTCATCAGCAGGCGGGGGTCTGGGCGAAACGCAGCGAGCGTGAACATGACCGTGTCTCCGAGGACGAGCGGATTCAGGATCTGTTCCTGAGCGCGTTCTCGCGGCCGGCTTCGGACAAGGAGGTGGCGGCGTGTCGGCAAGCGCTTCGGGAAGCTCGCCAATTCGGCGACGAAGCCGCCTCGGCATCGGAGTCGTCGTCGGCGGCTTGGACCGAGCTTTGTCACGCACTGCTGGGGGCCAAGGAATTCATTTTCATCCCGTAG